CGTAGGTGTCGGGTTGACTGCCGTTTCCGCTGTTTCCAACGGCGAGGATTCTGCCGTCTGCCTGAAGCACTAGCTTGAGGCTCGCGTCGCCACGGCCCCCGAAGTCGACCGTCGCGAGGCCGGACGTGCCGAAGGATGGGTCAAGTGTACCTGCGGCGCTGAGGCGAATGAGCGCAAAGTCCGCGTTCGTCCACCCGGTCAAGATCGCAGCTCCAGATGGCGTGAGGACTACGTCGTTGGCAAGTTGGCTTCCAGCTCCGAACGCAGATATGAACTTCCCTGCGTTGCCGAAGCTCGTGTCGAGTGAGCCGTCGTCCTTCAGGCGGGCCGCAGCGAAGTCGAAGCGGCCTGAGAGCGCGGAGGTCTCTTTCGAGCGGCCAGCGATGGTGATTGCGCCCGCCGGCCCGAGGGCGATGGCGCCGCCCTCGTCACTGGTCCCACGCATATCGAGGGTGACACGACCGGAGACGCCGAACGTTGCGTCGGCCGTGCCGTCGCTGTTGAGTCTTAGTACTTCGAAGTCCGATGTTCCGGCGGGAGTCTGGGCGTCTTCGCTAGTGCCCCCAACGATGATCCTCCCGTCAGTCCGGACCGTTAGCGCGTTTGCGAAGGCTTCACGCCCGGGGTACTCGGCGATCACAACCCCTGCGACGCCGAACGAGGGGTCGAGCTCGCCTCCCGCCAGATGGCGAGCGACCGTGATTCGACCAGCGGTGCCGGTGGTTCGGGAGCTTCCTGCAACGAGAACCTTCCCGTCCGGCTGCAGTGCGATGGCCTTCGTTGCCGTACCGAATCTCCCGGTAAAGCTCTCGACGACTCCGGATGCGCCGAACGCTGCATCGGGAGTGCCGTCTGGGAGTAACCGGACGAGGATCGCGCTCCGTCCTCCGTTCTCGGCGCCGGCTACGAGTACCTTCCCATCGTCGAGCGCCAAGACGGCGTCAGCACTGGGCGCAGGGAGCTTGAGCCATATCATACCCGCGTCGCCGAAGCTTGTGTCTAGCGTGCCCGCTTGCGCTACGCATGGCGAGCTACCGTCGTCGGCGTCCGGGCTTCGCGCGTCGAATGCGTCGCTGAGCCCGCCATCGGGGGGCTGGGAGCTCCCGTCTGGTGCATCAGGGGGCGTGGCCGTGTCGACGCTGACGTCGAGGCACCCCGGGCCCTCGCACGCCGGTGGCTCGTCACTGCCGCAAGCGAAGACGACGGCTCCGCACAGCGCTGCGGCACCGACCGCACACAAAGCGCGCCGCCCGACCCTTCTCTCGTTCCACATCCTCATCGACGCACCCTTCCTTGATGGGCGCATCGCCCACTCCTCATGGGGTACGTCAGGACGGCGACGTTGTCGCGCGGCGGACGAGAATAAGTCGTGTGGACCCCCCGAGTCATCGTCGGCTAGGGTTTAGCTTCGAATGGCGTGGCGTCAAGCCGCGGGCGGTGCAGCTCGACGAATCGGGCGGCGACTCAGGCAGCGGTCTCGGCGGAGGCCGTGGGGCCAGGGCGCGCGAAGCGCGCCCCTCTCGTGCTCACCCGAGCGCCGCGCGGATGCGCACGAGCACCGCGGGGAGCTCCCGCTCCACGTGCCACGCCTTCACGCGAAGGACGCGCACGCCGTAGCTCTCGAGGTACCCATCCCGCTCGCGGTCGCGCCGCTCGCGGCCGACGTGGAGGCCCCGTCGACCTCGACCGCGAGCCGCGGTTCCGGCGCAAAGAAGTCGACGATGACCGTGCCGAGGACGACCTGGCGCCGGAATTTGACGCCGAGCCGGCGCCCGCGCAGTGCCTCCCCAGAGGATGCGCTCCGACGCCGTGGGGTTGCGCCTGGAGTACTGGGCGCAGGGGCGAGAAACGTGCGTTCGTGACGGAAAGACGGAAAGAGAAAACGCATAGGGCCTCCGTGCCGGCGAGGGCGCCGGCTTCGTGCCCCACCGGCGCAGACGCCGTGACAGCGGCAAACTTCGCCCCGCGCCTGACTCCGATGCCGCTGGCGCGGCGTGTGCGCCACGGCACGACGCCGGCGCCCTCGCTGGCACGGAGGAAGTGAGTCGCGAGCCTCTCGATCACGCGGCTCGCGACGATCGCAAGGGTGCCTTCACTCGTTGGAGATCGAGGGGCCCGAGCCGTGCCGCGGTTCTGCGCCTCCCCCTCCTCGCTCGCAGGCTTCGCGCAAGCGAGTGTCGCGACGAGCCGTGGGAAAGCGAAGCCGAGAACGAGGTTTGGGGGAGGCCGACCGGCGAGGAAAAGCTCACACCGAGAAACGCGCCGAACGAGAGAACCCGCGAAGACCTCGAATCGCAATTGGGCTTTTGCTCGTCGGGCGGGTGGGGGCAACGCTGCTAACGCTGCTCTCTCCTCATGATCGCCCCGCGGGATGCACGTCTCCTTCTCGTGGAGGTCGTCGGGGTGGATGGGATAGGGGAAGACGAAGCCGTGCTCCCAGGCGTGCTCGACGAGCCACTTTCCGCCCTTGGTGCAGCCGAAGCCCTGGCGGAACACGGTCTCACCCGAGGCCTTCCACTCGGCGGTGAAGAGGTCGATGGTGGTGCCGAGCTGGTGTTGGCTATGCCCCGGGAGGGCGGACTGCTCGGCGGCGGAGCAGAAGTCGCTGCGCTTCACCCACCCTTGGAAGGTGACACACTGGGCGAGGTAGCTGCGGTAGACGGATTCGATGTGGCCGGGGACGCCGGCGCGCGCCATGGCGGCGAGGAGCTCCTTCATGGCGCTCGCCGCATCTTTGCGGAGGCACTGGTACTTTTCGCAGTCGGCGGGGGAGCGGGGCTGGAACTTGACGACGTCGACCATGTCGGTCGGGGCGTAGTCGGGAGCGAGGGCGCCTTGGGGGGAGCGGTTGACGAGGGCGAGGAGGTCGTCGCCGTCGACGAAGGAGGCCTTGAGGTCGCGCGGGGCGAGGAAGTTCTTCTGGGCGCCCTTGGCGAGGACGGCGCACGCGATGCGGGCGCTCTCTTTCATGGCGCCGTACGGATCCTTCGGGAGGGCGGTCTGAGGCTCGACGCTGGCGTCGTCCGGGGTCGTCGCGTCGGCCGAGGCGCTCGCGTCCACGGCGAGGGCGGCGTCGCGGGGCGAGGCGTCGAGGGCGGCGTCGGCCGCGGGCTCTTGAGGGGCCTGGGGTGTGCTCTTGGCGCACGCGCCGAGCGCGACGAGCGCGGTCGTCAGGGCGAAGGGCAGGGCGCGCAGCGAGGGCCTCATGGGGCCTCTCTCATAGGCGAAACGGCGGGAGATGAGAGGGGGTTCGTGGGGGCGGGGCCGAAGCGCGTGCCGAAAAGGGGGAGAGCGCGAAGCGGGCCTCCGCGCGCGGGTGCTCGGGCTTGCACGGTGCCCCACGGCTCGAAGGTCCGCGCGCGAGCTGGTTTTGCGCTCCTCGACGATTCTTCGCAACGGATCTCCGTGGGCGGCCGACGTACCCGGCGAAAGGCAGGCCCCATGAAGACGAAGCTCTCCCCCATCGTAGGACTCGCAGGTCTCGTTCTCCTCTCAGCCGCGTGCGGCGGCGAGGGGGATCCCGCCCCCCTCCCGCTCGGGAAGGGCGACCTCTCGCAGTCCCTTGCCGCCAAGACCGGCGCGACCATCCTGACCCTCCGTGACGAGAAGGGAAACGCTTATGGGTACGTCGCGACCGACGGCGGGCATCCGGTCGCCCCCTCGCACGCCGCGGAGTCCGACATGCGCGCCTTCCTCGCAACGTTCGGCGACGAGCTACCGCTTGGAGCTGCCGCTCGCACCGCTCCCGGCCTCGGTGACATGGGCGGGGCCGGAGGCGCGGCGATCCGTCTGCGCAAGGTGGTGCCCGGCACGGAGGTCCCCCTCCTCGA
The sequence above is a segment of the Myxococcales bacterium genome. Coding sequences within it:
- a CDS encoding DUF559 domain-containing protein, with the translated sequence MRFLFPSFRHERTFLAPAPSTPGATPRRRSASSGEALRGRRLGVKFRRQVVLGTVIVDFFAPEPRLAVEVDGASTSAASGATASGMGTSRATACASFA